A region from the Pirellulaceae bacterium genome encodes:
- the gspG gene encoding type II secretion system major pseudopilin GspG, producing the protein MFRSHRRRPRRQGFTLMEVLLVLVILVILGSMAGIFIRGAQKKARVDAARSQIGIFENAIKLYELNIMQYPSTSEGLQSLRNPTGDQTNWTGPYLDREVPLDPWNNPYQYQLENTELYRIWSFGPDGVDGTEDDISNQI; encoded by the coding sequence ATGTTTCGTTCCCATCGTCGTCGTCCTCGTCGCCAAGGCTTTACCCTGATGGAAGTCTTGTTGGTGCTCGTGATTCTTGTGATTCTCGGCTCGATGGCCGGCATCTTTATCCGTGGTGCTCAAAAGAAAGCCCGCGTCGATGCAGCTCGATCGCAAATCGGCATCTTTGAGAATGCGATCAAGTTGTACGAACTGAACATTATGCAGTACCCCAGCACGAGTGAGGGGCTGCAGTCCCTCCGAAACCCAACTGGCGATCAGACGAACTGGACAGGACCTTATCTTGACCGTGAAGTCCCCCTCGATCCATGGAACAATCCCTACCAATACCAACTCGAAAATACGGAACTCTATCGCATTTGGTCATTCGGACCCGACGGAGTCGACGGCACGGAAGATGACATCAGCAACCAAATCTAG
- a CDS encoding type II secretion system F family protein, with product MPDFAYVARDVQGKRVSGTISAGSEREAVSVLSGRSLFPLQIKAGQTRQAWTIRRRVKGQQLANLYAQLSALLRSGVPLLRSLEVIKKQSSNQTLQEVLDDVRDRVEDGANLSEAMKQHETVFGELAVSMVRAGSEGGFLEDSLARIAEFTEQQEDLKSRTMGALAYPMFLGVVGTVVVFGLLIFFVPNFGQIFEQLREEGQLPVLTEWLMWTSDTMQRWGFLILLGIGILVIFVRSRLATPAGRRWADSWKIRLPVLGNIFLSLAVARFCRVLGTLLMNGVPILKSLDISRDAAGNRVLSEAVENAAENISAGDTLATPLSASGHFPTTVVEMIAVAEESNTLDTVLIDISDSLEKQTSRRLDLAVRLLEPVMLLILAGIVLLVVIALLLPIFKMSSTI from the coding sequence ATGCCAGACTTTGCCTACGTCGCCCGAGATGTACAAGGAAAACGTGTCAGTGGCACGATTTCGGCGGGGTCCGAACGTGAAGCGGTGTCCGTGCTCTCGGGTCGATCCCTCTTTCCCTTGCAAATCAAAGCGGGTCAAACGCGACAAGCCTGGACAATTCGACGACGTGTCAAAGGGCAACAACTGGCAAACCTTTACGCCCAGTTATCTGCACTCCTACGAAGTGGCGTACCCCTACTGCGATCACTGGAAGTGATCAAAAAGCAGTCCTCTAATCAAACGCTCCAGGAAGTTCTCGACGACGTGCGTGATCGAGTCGAAGACGGAGCCAATCTGTCAGAGGCGATGAAACAGCACGAGACCGTCTTTGGAGAGTTGGCGGTGAGCATGGTTCGGGCGGGCAGCGAAGGTGGTTTTCTCGAAGACTCGCTGGCTCGTATCGCCGAATTCACCGAACAACAGGAAGATCTGAAGAGTCGAACAATGGGCGCCTTGGCCTACCCCATGTTCTTAGGCGTTGTCGGAACGGTCGTGGTGTTCGGCCTGCTGATTTTTTTCGTTCCCAACTTTGGCCAGATCTTTGAACAACTGCGGGAAGAGGGGCAACTCCCCGTGCTAACGGAATGGCTGATGTGGACCAGCGACACGATGCAGCGATGGGGCTTCTTGATCCTGTTGGGCATCGGAATTCTGGTTATTTTCGTCCGCAGCCGCTTGGCAACGCCCGCTGGGCGTCGCTGGGCCGATTCCTGGAAAATCCGTCTCCCTGTTCTCGGTAATATTTTCCTGAGTCTTGCTGTTGCTCGATTTTGCCGTGTTTTGGGCACGCTGTTGATGAACGGCGTTCCCATTCTCAAATCACTCGACATCAGTCGAGATGCGGCTGGAAATCGCGTGCTATCCGAAGCCGTAGAAAATGCGGCCGAAAACATTTCTGCGGGTGATACGTTGGCCACGCCCTTGTCGGCATCAGGACACTTTCCCACCACCGTTGTCGAAATGATCGCCGTCGCCGAAGAATCAAACACGCTCGACACTGTTTTAATCGATATTTCCGACAGCCTCGAAAAACAAACATCGCGTCGTTTGGACTTGGCTGTCCGTTTACTCGAGCCCGTCATGCTGCTAATCCTAGCCGGTATCGTACTGCTCGTTGTTATCGCCCTGCTGTTGCCGATCTTCAAAATGTCGTCAACCATTTAG
- a CDS encoding ATPase, T2SS/T4P/T4SS family, producing the protein MEAGEILLRRGLLSDQQLNLSRDAQNNGSSVVDTAVEMGFVTEEQALRALGSEVGIDFIDINEEEIDLSLLTQFPQRLIYRDSLFPVRRENGSLIVATSDPFDLYPLDEVGAATGLPIVPVLAARQDLAKLIKTHLGVGSETIDGLIKQTVDDDQVELLDEIETDGSELSEMAQEASVVRLVNEILLEAIESRSSDVHIESQAAGLIIRYRIDGLLHPQPVPAEINRFQAAIISRLKIMARLNIAEKRLPQDGRIKLKVSGREIDVRVSVIPMIHGEGIVLRILDKSAMAFELQKLGMSVEIYKTFSELIRMPHGIVLVTGPTGSGKTTTLYSALQEIRSPTTKIITTEDPVEYQLAGINQIQVHPQIGLTFAQSLRAILRHDPDVVLIGEIRDLETAENAIQASLTGHLVFSTLHTNDAAGSYTRLVDMGVEPFLVSSTVEAIMAQRLVRMLCPACTESYIPNRDEVPSDFPWEQMKSEGGKIMRAVGCRECRQVGYRGRAGIYELLVTSEAVRELAHERRSSWDVRKQAVEDGMITLRHDGWRKVLSGATSIDEVIRVSKSDRV; encoded by the coding sequence ATGGAAGCTGGCGAAATCCTGTTAAGACGTGGTTTATTGAGTGACCAACAACTGAACTTGTCTCGAGATGCGCAGAACAATGGTTCGAGTGTGGTCGATACGGCAGTTGAAATGGGATTTGTGACGGAAGAGCAGGCGTTACGGGCGCTTGGATCGGAAGTGGGCATCGACTTCATTGACATCAATGAAGAGGAGATTGATCTGAGTCTGCTAACTCAGTTCCCGCAGCGGCTGATCTACCGCGATTCACTCTTTCCCGTCCGTCGGGAAAACGGCAGCTTAATTGTTGCGACGAGCGATCCGTTCGATCTTTACCCGCTTGACGAAGTGGGCGCGGCCACGGGGTTACCCATCGTACCCGTACTCGCCGCTCGGCAAGACCTTGCGAAGCTGATCAAGACCCACTTGGGCGTCGGTAGCGAGACAATCGACGGGCTGATCAAGCAAACGGTTGACGACGATCAAGTCGAATTACTCGATGAGATTGAGACAGACGGTTCTGAGCTATCGGAGATGGCTCAGGAAGCATCGGTGGTTCGGCTGGTCAATGAAATTTTACTTGAGGCGATCGAATCGCGTTCCAGCGACGTGCACATTGAGTCGCAAGCGGCCGGTTTGATCATTCGCTATCGCATTGATGGGCTCCTCCATCCACAACCTGTGCCAGCTGAGATCAATCGATTTCAGGCAGCGATTATCAGCCGGCTCAAGATTATGGCTCGTCTCAACATCGCCGAGAAACGTCTGCCACAGGATGGCCGCATCAAGCTCAAGGTATCCGGGCGAGAAATTGACGTCCGCGTTTCGGTGATTCCGATGATCCACGGCGAAGGCATCGTGCTTCGTATCCTGGACAAGAGCGCGATGGCCTTCGAGTTGCAGAAACTCGGAATGAGCGTTGAAATTTACAAAACGTTCAGCGAGCTGATCCGAATGCCCCACGGAATCGTCCTGGTGACCGGTCCCACGGGTTCTGGAAAAACGACGACGCTCTACAGTGCACTCCAAGAGATCCGCAGTCCGACAACCAAGATCATTACAACGGAGGATCCGGTCGAGTATCAATTGGCGGGCATCAACCAGATTCAGGTACATCCGCAAATCGGGCTGACGTTTGCTCAGTCGTTGCGAGCCATTTTGCGTCACGATCCAGATGTTGTCTTGATTGGTGAAATTCGCGACCTGGAAACGGCCGAGAATGCGATTCAGGCTTCTCTGACGGGTCACCTTGTATTCAGCACGCTGCATACAAATGATGCGGCAGGTTCCTACACGCGTTTGGTGGATATGGGAGTTGAGCCGTTTCTGGTCTCGAGTACGGTCGAAGCGATCATGGCCCAGCGACTGGTCAGAATGTTGTGTCCCGCCTGCACCGAATCATACATCCCGAATCGAGATGAGGTTCCCAGCGACTTTCCCTGGGAACAAATGAAATCCGAGGGCGGCAAGATCATGCGTGCCGTAGGCTGCCGGGAGTGCCGGCAGGTTGGCTACCGCGGTCGGGCCGGTATTTATGAGTTACTGGTCACCTCCGAAGCCGTGCGAGAACTTGCCCACGAACGCCGCAGCTCATGGGATGTGCGTAAGCAGGCCGTCGAGGATGGCATGATCACATTGCGTCACGATGGATGGCGCAAAGTTTTGTCAGGAGCAACGTCCATTGATGAAGTCATCCGTGTCAGCAAGAGCGACCGCGTCTAG